Proteins from one bacterium genomic window:
- a CDS encoding SpoIIE family protein phosphatase has translation MVQEKISRLQRLLPAINLDRRVVSFTGAILLALYFLLSIAQQLPAQQAVGVILLVGSASAAFGMRITEQPRGRQLLLLLIPLLLSALLPIAKIPGGPTVVLPIVLFVLFRSIALLLHARYEWIRDQYWWALPVFLIALSYFLPHSIVVQLIIAIALIAVYGEIDWLQKDTGLLKLFLSALAFSVSIPLLVYVFILPTLRQYQFLGIVIENTLRLLTIVSFLSAVLMMVRLATTPIIRSVRTKSPIRTKLILSFLFTTALPFGLLFIIVFTSSITLIGSYQSNVVRKLMLEASEELLTLANAVDIDQFGSGDSLTTLTLNTRSGKASVTPLSIEISNEVIGTSVRKKFTLRSKRNAPEILRTLSFRDSIPATLTTLISDGKQYFSLALSQRSDLVVAALRTFSNQELERCKSKTGADLTLYALTADNANPAEQNQNATAITIKTETNVSLAVSEKVLATVRDSSSTHWRDRLFTVGLSWIPTLRNDRGTTTNRGSMLIIQLSAAGLLRMFDDAGNPFNTALLYFLGVLTIVLLLVILVAVNVGFQISQLIASGADQLIEGTLALRRGELSHRIPVESRDELGEVAFSFNLMATEITRMMSDIRTKERLERDLQIARSIQINLLPKEPPVLPGWEIVARSDFAQDVGGDFYDYFRLSDNCFGMSLGDVSGKGIPAALLMSNVQASMRMLSSTEAAPEIVLARLNNMIFESTSAELFITMFYMRLDWKTGEIFYVNAGHDYPLLVSATGIEQLKTGGMVIGAFQNAEYTCGRAVLNPGESLVIYSDGIPEAMATDGTPFGEERLRETVLRYRTAHAEIGITAIEEAVNTFAGEEPPSDDRTMLWIRRTL, from the coding sequence ATGGTGCAAGAAAAAATCAGTCGTTTGCAGCGTTTGCTGCCCGCGATCAACCTTGACCGGCGAGTAGTATCATTCACCGGTGCAATCTTGCTTGCTCTGTACTTTCTACTTTCGATCGCGCAGCAACTCCCGGCACAACAAGCCGTCGGCGTTATTCTTTTGGTCGGAAGCGCCAGTGCAGCGTTCGGGATGCGTATCACCGAACAACCCCGCGGTAGGCAACTACTCCTTTTGCTAATTCCGTTGCTTTTGTCGGCTTTACTCCCAATCGCAAAAATCCCCGGCGGGCCGACGGTTGTTTTGCCAATCGTGTTGTTTGTCCTATTTCGCAGTATTGCCTTGTTGCTTCATGCCAGGTACGAATGGATTCGTGATCAATACTGGTGGGCGTTACCGGTATTTCTCATCGCACTAAGTTATTTCCTTCCTCATTCGATTGTTGTGCAGCTAATCATCGCAATCGCTCTGATTGCGGTGTATGGCGAGATCGATTGGTTACAGAAAGACACCGGCTTACTTAAACTCTTTTTATCGGCACTGGCATTCAGTGTCAGCATCCCGCTTCTTGTTTACGTTTTCATCTTGCCTACTCTACGACAGTATCAGTTTCTTGGCATCGTAATCGAGAATACACTTCGCTTGCTTACCATCGTTTCGTTCTTAAGCGCTGTCCTCATGATGGTGCGATTAGCGACCACTCCGATAATACGTAGCGTGCGCACCAAATCACCCATACGTACGAAGCTAATTTTATCGTTTCTGTTCACAACGGCTCTCCCGTTTGGATTGTTGTTCATCATTGTTTTTACTTCCTCGATTACTTTAATTGGAAGTTATCAAAGCAATGTCGTCCGCAAATTGATGTTGGAAGCTTCCGAAGAACTACTAACCTTAGCGAATGCGGTCGACATCGACCAATTCGGATCGGGCGATTCCCTTACCACACTGACTTTGAATACTCGCAGCGGTAAAGCATCGGTTACACCACTTAGTATTGAAATCAGCAATGAGGTAATCGGTACATCGGTAAGAAAGAAGTTTACCTTACGAAGTAAGCGCAATGCACCGGAGATTCTCCGGACGCTATCCTTCCGCGATTCGATACCCGCTACGCTAACGACGTTGATAAGCGATGGAAAGCAATATTTTTCATTAGCGCTTTCGCAACGCAGCGATTTGGTGGTTGCTGCTCTTCGTACGTTCAGCAATCAAGAGTTAGAGCGCTGTAAATCGAAGACCGGGGCCGATCTTACTCTTTATGCGCTAACTGCCGATAATGCGAATCCCGCCGAGCAAAACCAGAACGCCACAGCAATCACAATCAAAACCGAAACGAATGTTTCACTGGCAGTTTCCGAAAAAGTACTGGCAACCGTACGCGATTCTTCGAGTACACACTGGCGTGATCGCTTGTTCACAGTTGGACTGTCATGGATTCCAACATTGCGCAATGATCGTGGTACTACTACGAATCGTGGTTCAATGCTCATCATCCAACTCTCTGCTGCAGGATTGCTGCGGATGTTCGACGATGCCGGGAATCCGTTTAATACGGCACTGTTGTATTTCTTAGGCGTTCTAACGATAGTATTACTTTTGGTGATTCTCGTAGCAGTGAATGTCGGATTCCAAATCTCGCAATTGATTGCGTCGGGGGCCGATCAATTGATCGAGGGGACGTTGGCATTGCGACGAGGTGAATTATCCCATCGAATTCCGGTCGAGTCCCGCGATGAGTTAGGTGAAGTCGCATTCTCTTTTAACCTGATGGCGACGGAAATCACCCGGATGATGAGCGATATTCGCACGAAGGAACGGTTGGAGCGCGACCTGCAGATTGCCCGTTCGATTCAAATCAATTTGTTGCCAAAGGAGCCACCTGTCCTTCCCGGATGGGAGATTGTCGCGCGAAGTGATTTCGCACAAGATGTCGGTGGTGACTTCTACGATTACTTCCGGCTGTCTGACAATTGTTTCGGTATGTCACTCGGAGATGTTTCCGGAAAAGGAATTCCAGCAGCACTATTAATGTCGAATGTGCAGGCATCGATGCGAATGCTGAGCAGCACCGAAGCGGCACCGGAGATTGTGCTCGCGAGGTTGAACAACATGATCTTCGAATCGACATCGGCAGAATTGTTTATCACAATGTTCTACATGCGGCTCGATTGGAAAACCGGCGAGATATTTTATGTCAACGCTGGTCATGATTACCCGTTGCTGGTTTCCGCGACCGGAATTGAACAATTGAAAACCGGCGGTATGGTTATCGGTGCTTTCCAAAATGCTGAATATACTTGCGGTCGTGCGGTTCTGAATCCCGGCGAAAGCTTAGTAATATATTCTGACGGCATTCCCGAAGCGATGGCTACCGACGGCACGCCGTTCGGTGAAGAGCGTTTGCGTGAAACAGTGTTGCGTTACCGGACTGCTCATGCCGAAATTGGGATAACTGCCATCGAAGAAGCAGTGAATACGTTTGCAGGGGAAGAACCCCCGTCTGACGACCGCACCATGTTGTGGATAAGACGCACATTGTAA
- a CDS encoding NAD-dependent epimerase/dehydratase family protein — MKSILITGVCGQIGTELIRKLCKELPTAKILATDIKNPPESVHSFADFHLLDVCNSAALAEFIRKHEVDTVYHLAALLSATGERNPALAFQVNLSAFFDLLEVSRNNGVKLVVMPSSIGAFGPTTPRDMTPNLTIMRPTTMYGITKVTGELLMEYYSAKFGLDCRGMRFPGIISSETEPGGGTTDYAVDFYYKAVEGKSANCFVKEETVLPFMYMPDAIDVLWELAIADASKLTTRTYNVTAFSASAKEFEQAIAEKILNFKVTYEPDYRQAIADSWPKSLDDSQARADWGWNPKFDLSKMTVDMIQNLRLRLKH; from the coding sequence ATGAAAAGTATTCTCATCACCGGAGTTTGTGGACAGATTGGCACCGAACTCATCCGAAAACTCTGTAAAGAATTACCCACTGCGAAAATTCTTGCGACCGACATCAAGAATCCACCGGAATCGGTGCATTCGTTTGCCGACTTCCATTTGCTCGATGTCTGCAATTCCGCTGCGCTTGCAGAGTTCATTCGCAAGCATGAAGTCGATACTGTGTATCATCTTGCCGCTCTCTTATCAGCGACCGGCGAGCGAAATCCGGCATTAGCCTTTCAAGTAAACTTATCTGCCTTTTTTGACCTCTTGGAGGTTTCGCGAAATAATGGAGTCAAGCTTGTCGTGATGCCGAGCTCAATCGGTGCGTTTGGTCCCACCACCCCCCGCGACATGACCCCCAATTTAACGATCATGCGTCCAACCACCATGTACGGCATTACCAAGGTTACTGGCGAGCTGTTAATGGAATACTACTCGGCAAAGTTCGGACTCGATTGCCGCGGAATGCGTTTCCCCGGCATTATCAGCAGCGAAACCGAACCGGGTGGCGGAACAACGGATTACGCGGTTGACTTTTATTACAAAGCGGTCGAAGGAAAATCGGCAAACTGTTTCGTTAAAGAAGAAACTGTTCTTCCGTTTATGTATATGCCGGACGCAATTGATGTTTTGTGGGAGCTTGCCATCGCGGATGCCTCGAAACTCACGACCCGCACATACAATGTCACCGCGTTTAGTGCTTCGGCAAAAGAGTTTGAACAAGCAATCGCGGAGAAGATTCTCAACTTCAAAGTGACTTACGAACCCGATTACCGGCAGGCGATTGCCGACAGTTGGCCGAAGTCTCTTGACGATTCGCAAGCCCGCGCTGATTGGGGTTGGAATCCGAAGTTCGATCTCAGCAAAATGACAGTCGATATGATTCAGAATCTCCGTTTACGGCTAAAGCACTAA
- the ubiE gene encoding bifunctional demethylmenaquinone methyltransferase/2-methoxy-6-polyprenyl-1,4-benzoquinol methylase UbiE, with amino-acid sequence MAKVREGREQEQVGAMFDRISFRYDLANRVLSFGIDQLWRNRAIRSLGSLSGKTLLDVASGTGDMLEIAHRQSRGTAQLIALDYARNMMVYGRKRHQTLPVVWLHGSADTLPFPDQTVDAVTITFGIRNVAAYETALREFHRVLKPGGKLAILEFSMPENILWRTLYGFYFNRILPIVGGGLSGNFDAYRYLPASVQKFPYGAAFNKLLYNAGFSSIHSETLTGGIATLYTADVK; translated from the coding sequence ATGGCAAAAGTTCGAGAAGGCAGAGAGCAGGAGCAGGTCGGTGCGATGTTTGATCGCATCTCGTTTCGTTATGACCTGGCAAATCGGGTGCTTTCGTTTGGTATCGACCAGTTATGGAGAAACCGGGCAATCCGAAGCTTAGGGTCATTATCAGGTAAAACCTTACTCGATGTCGCTTCTGGTACCGGTGACATGCTGGAAATTGCCCATCGCCAATCCCGGGGAACCGCCCAACTCATCGCTTTAGACTATGCCAGAAACATGATGGTGTACGGTCGAAAGCGTCATCAAACGTTGCCAGTAGTATGGTTGCACGGATCCGCTGACACGCTGCCATTTCCCGACCAAACGGTCGATGCAGTCACAATTACCTTCGGAATTCGCAATGTAGCTGCCTATGAAACGGCACTCCGGGAATTCCACCGGGTTCTGAAACCGGGCGGGAAACTGGCGATTCTTGAATTTAGTATGCCGGAAAACATCCTTTGGCGGACGTTGTACGGTTTCTACTTCAACCGTATCCTCCCCATAGTTGGAGGAGGTCTTTCGGGTAATTTTGATGCATATCGCTATCTACCAGCTTCGGTACAGAAGTTTCCCTACGGTGCTGCGTTTAACAAATTACTTTACAATGCTGGGTTTTCTTCGATTCATAGCGAGACACTTACAGGAGGCATCGCTACCCTGTATACCGCTGATGTGAAGTAA
- a CDS encoding isochorismate synthase encodes MIDGITFRIANPACYLPSMENLRYKSTLVELAPNVIDRFLTANFPGIIRWVSAVNETEWVCFGETSRFLFAAEAQTALASLPETAVTPRCFGALPFDHRKWNELPAWVMPQLTITKLGSEWIGLVIQSQTDNQSTQTIIDHYLNRIDGKKPEQEFDAGFSSLIELSATYDRWKWLIHNLQTEIAERRLRKAVLSRREIWRLPNPLHFSSLFDTMRRRSPHCYRFLFPAGAEVLIGASPERLFSIRNGRITVDALAGTRRRGTTEAEDRILAEELLNSEKDREEQRIVVETLTQNLQQLCSSCSVVPDPTIKKTNHVQHLYTELQGELRNDISVDEILHLLHPTPATGGDPKEDALAFLARYESHSRLYFAGPVGWVDRENAEFAVAIRSAILYETYAALYAGVGVVAGSNASSEWYETTLKLQPMWNLLFGGVR; translated from the coding sequence GTGATCGATGGAATCACGTTTCGTATCGCGAATCCGGCTTGTTATCTTCCTTCGATGGAAAATCTACGCTATAAATCGACACTCGTCGAACTTGCCCCCAATGTAATCGACCGTTTTCTTACTGCCAATTTCCCTGGGATTATCCGATGGGTTAGTGCAGTGAATGAAACGGAGTGGGTTTGCTTTGGCGAAACTTCCCGATTTCTTTTCGCTGCCGAAGCCCAAACAGCATTGGCATCGCTACCTGAAACTGCTGTTACACCCCGCTGCTTTGGCGCATTACCGTTCGATCACCGGAAATGGAACGAATTGCCCGCTTGGGTGATGCCCCAACTCACGATTACAAAACTTGGGAGCGAGTGGATCGGACTCGTTATCCAATCCCAAACCGATAACCAATCCACTCAAACAATTATTGATCACTACCTGAATCGGATCGATGGAAAGAAACCGGAGCAAGAGTTCGATGCGGGATTTTCCAGTTTGATTGAGTTGTCGGCAACTTACGACCGTTGGAAATGGTTGATTCACAATCTACAAACGGAAATTGCCGAGCGAAGACTGCGGAAAGCGGTACTTTCCCGCCGTGAAATCTGGCGGTTGCCGAACCCGTTACACTTCTCATCGCTGTTCGATACGATGCGGCGTCGTTCGCCTCATTGCTACCGATTCCTTTTTCCTGCAGGTGCAGAAGTACTCATCGGAGCATCACCAGAAAGGCTCTTTTCGATACGGAACGGTCGAATAACGGTCGATGCGTTAGCTGGTACCCGCCGACGAGGAACAACCGAAGCCGAAGATCGAATTTTAGCAGAAGAGTTGCTGAACAGTGAAAAAGATCGCGAAGAGCAACGGATAGTAGTGGAAACTTTGACGCAGAATCTCCAGCAGCTCTGCTCGAGTTGTTCGGTTGTTCCCGATCCAACGATCAAGAAAACGAATCACGTTCAGCATTTGTACACCGAACTGCAAGGTGAATTGCGTAACGACATTTCTGTCGACGAGATTCTTCATTTGTTGCACCCCACTCCAGCAACCGGCGGCGATCCAAAAGAAGACGCGCTGGCATTTCTTGCCAGGTACGAGTCACACAGTCGTTTGTATTTTGCCGGGCCAGTCGGTTGGGTCGACCGGGAAAATGCCGAGTTTGCGGTCGCAATTCGTAGCGCAATCTTGTACGAGACCTACGCCGCGCTGTATGCGGGGGTTGGCGTGGTTGCCGGTTCCAATGCCAGCTCCGAATGGTACGAGACAACACTGAAACTACAGCCGATGTGGAACTTGCTTTTTGGCGGCGTCCGTTGA
- a CDS encoding DegT/DnrJ/EryC1/StrS family aminotransferase yields MATYVLSPELTRSLAKKPTGKLKNLLQAATRFEHRVWVSALSLAEAARRGTVTTMLPEIVGIDPVTHAEWGEATGTDAIWQATVVTATRMKADAIIVKSAEKEVPTSSAFRTVTLEEALAAPLPEGAPMLDFKAQLPSIYAPIFKSLNDTFANTAYVCGAKVKAFETKFAAACHAKYCYAVSSGTDALHLALLAVGIQPGDEVITTPFTFFATVEAIILSGAKVVFADIDPKTYTIDPAALKRVITPRTKAIIPIHLYGQAADMQAIMAIAEKAGIPVIEDCAQAHLATDRGKVVGGIGNIGAFSFYPTKNLGAWGEGGAVTTNNPEIANRLEWMRNHGQREKYKHDLVGHNYRMEEVQGAVLNEKVNHLEHWTELREAAAKRYMKGLKNVGDVVLPFVKRGNRHVWHLFTIRTKYREELSAFLAQKKIGFAIHYPIPLHLQPAWQEYGIGEGSFPESEKAGKEVVSLPMYSEILPEQQDHVIAAIREFFANK; encoded by the coding sequence ATGGCAACCTATGTGTTATCCCCCGAGTTGACTCGTTCGTTGGCGAAAAAGCCAACCGGTAAACTCAAAAATCTCTTGCAAGCGGCAACCCGGTTCGAGCATCGCGTCTGGGTATCTGCACTTTCATTAGCCGAAGCGGCACGACGCGGCACCGTAACCACCATGCTCCCGGAAATTGTCGGAATCGATCCAGTGACTCATGCTGAATGGGGCGAAGCCACCGGAACCGATGCGATTTGGCAAGCGACCGTTGTTACGGCGACTCGGATGAAAGCCGACGCCATCATCGTCAAAAGTGCTGAGAAGGAAGTGCCAACCAGTTCAGCTTTCCGTACTGTAACATTGGAAGAAGCATTAGCAGCGCCGCTTCCCGAAGGCGCGCCGATGCTCGACTTCAAAGCGCAACTGCCTTCGATTTATGCGCCAATCTTCAAGTCATTGAATGATACATTCGCCAACACCGCGTATGTTTGCGGTGCAAAAGTCAAAGCGTTTGAGACAAAATTCGCTGCGGCGTGTCACGCGAAGTATTGTTACGCTGTTTCATCAGGTACCGACGCTTTGCATTTAGCGTTGTTAGCAGTCGGCATTCAACCGGGTGATGAAGTCATCACCACTCCCTTCACATTTTTTGCTACGGTGGAAGCGATCATTCTGTCCGGGGCGAAAGTGGTGTTTGCGGATATCGATCCAAAGACATACACGATCGATCCGGCGGCATTGAAACGGGTCATAACACCACGAACGAAAGCGATAATCCCGATTCATCTCTATGGACAGGCTGCCGACATGCAGGCAATCATGGCGATTGCCGAGAAAGCTGGTATCCCCGTAATTGAAGATTGCGCACAAGCGCATCTGGCAACCGACCGTGGTAAAGTCGTCGGCGGGATCGGAAACATCGGTGCTTTTTCGTTCTATCCAACCAAAAACTTAGGCGCATGGGGCGAAGGCGGCGCCGTAACGACCAACAATCCGGAAATCGCCAACCGGTTGGAATGGATGCGAAACCACGGACAGCGCGAGAAGTACAAGCACGATCTGGTAGGTCATAACTACCGGATGGAAGAAGTACAAGGCGCTGTGCTGAACGAGAAAGTGAATCATCTTGAACACTGGACGGAACTTCGCGAAGCGGCAGCCAAACGGTATATGAAAGGTCTGAAGAATGTCGGTGATGTCGTTTTGCCCTTTGTAAAACGCGGCAATCGTCATGTTTGGCATCTCTTCACGATTCGTACGAAATATCGCGAAGAGTTGTCGGCTTTCCTTGCGCAAAAGAAAATAGGTTTTGCGATTCACTACCCGATACCCCTTCATTTGCAACCGGCATGGCAGGAGTACGGAATTGGCGAAGGAAGTTTCCCTGAAAGCGAAAAGGCAGGCAAAGAGGTCGTTTCGTTGCCGATGTATTCGGAGATACTTCCCGAACAACAGGATCACGTGATTGCAGCGATTCGCGAGTTCTTTGCCAATAAGTAA
- a CDS encoding zinc ribbon domain-containing protein encodes MPMYEYRCLDCEQEFTEMNTYTRRDEPQECPDCGSTNSERLLSTPSLLGGYNSYSSGSSCGGGGRFT; translated from the coding sequence ATGCCGATGTATGAATACCGATGTCTCGATTGCGAGCAAGAGTTTACCGAAATGAATACTTACACCCGCCGCGATGAACCGCAGGAGTGCCCAGATTGTGGCAGTACTAATTCAGAGCGGTTACTCAGTACACCCTCGCTATTGGGCGGATACAACAGTTACAGTTCAGGTAGTTCCTGTGGCGGTGGTGGCCGCTTCACTTGA
- a CDS encoding MarR family transcriptional regulator encodes MNYYQSPTALTLDSDPLVRVGESFHHVMRELASCCHETDFRVARKVGLSRMEARLLTMVNEVESLLPSEAARDMKLVRSRISLLINGLQDKGLVSSSESKHDRRQRSLRITAKGKRAAESMREAASYHLRELVQSVPANKRQSMLEHLELLYHCATVVNATQASIEDEIE; translated from the coding sequence ATGAACTATTATCAATCACCAACTGCGCTCACCCTCGATTCCGATCCGTTAGTACGGGTTGGTGAATCGTTTCATCATGTGATGCGGGAACTGGCGAGTTGCTGTCACGAAACAGACTTCCGAGTTGCCCGGAAAGTAGGTTTGAGCCGGATGGAAGCACGATTGTTGACGATGGTGAACGAAGTCGAGTCGTTATTGCCGAGTGAGGCGGCACGGGACATGAAATTGGTACGATCCCGAATAAGCTTACTGATCAATGGTTTACAGGACAAAGGATTAGTTTCTTCCAGCGAATCTAAACATGATCGACGCCAACGGTCACTGCGGATTACGGCAAAAGGGAAGCGTGCGGCAGAGTCAATGCGAGAAGCCGCCTCTTATCATCTGCGGGAATTGGTGCAATCGGTTCCGGCAAACAAACGACAATCGATGCTGGAGCATTTGGAGTTGCTATATCATTGTGCAACTGTTGTCAATGCTACGCAGGCGAGTATTGAAGATGAGATTGAATAA